A DNA window from Arachis duranensis cultivar V14167 chromosome 3, aradu.V14167.gnm2.J7QH, whole genome shotgun sequence contains the following coding sequences:
- the LOC110279301 gene encoding vacuolar protein sorting-associated protein 32 homolog 2-like, producing MIMLEGAKATTETVDALRVGAATMKAMQKATNIHDVDKTMDEINEQTENMKQIQETLEAELEELEGAQLEEQLLQPATTAPVAPVHVPAGRQRNRPVPAKPTAELAALQAEMAL from the exons ATGATAATGTTAGAAGGTGCCAAGGCAACCACAGAAACAGTTGATGCATTGAGAGTTGGAGCAGCTACTATGAAGGCTATGCAAAAAGCAAC CAACATTCATGATGTTGACAAGACCATGGATGAGATCAATGAGCAGACTGAGAACATGAAACAAATTCAGGAAACATTGGAAGCAGAACTTGAAGAGCTAGAAGGTGCTCAGTTGGAAGAACAACTTCTTCAGCCTGCAACTACAGCTCCCGTAGCTCCTGTGCATGTGCCAGCTGGGCGGCAACGTAATCGCCCTGTTCCTGCAAAGCCTACTGCTGAATTGGCAGCTTTGCAGGCAGAGATGGCTCTTTGA